From Pseudomonas sp. stari2, a single genomic window includes:
- a CDS encoding DUF2474 domain-containing protein, whose amino-acid sequence MATIEMRELKSRWYKRLGWLLLIWSGSVLSLAVVASLLKLAMYAAGMRTH is encoded by the coding sequence ATGGCTACCATTGAGATGCGTGAATTGAAAAGTCGCTGGTACAAACGACTCGGCTGGCTACTACTGATCTGGTCCGGCAGCGTGCTTTCGCTGGCGGTGGTGGCGAGTCTGCTGAAACTGGCGATGTATGCGGCGGGGATGAGGACCCACTGA
- a CDS encoding CAP domain-containing protein: MRFMPSVLRFAALSTGLALAASAMASDESQLIESINSYRSQPQRCGTQASSELPPLSADPRLHLPASGVVDLQQAMASASYPMVNVQAITLNGPRDAAAAMKAIQESFCQVVLDPQFVDIGVSRADRDWRITLARPLLSARLGDGQAEGQKLLTQLNAARSQPRQCGGQSFSAAAPLAWNAVLGGVAQDHSREMANNNYFDHKDRNGGTPGDRAELAGYSGQQVGENIAAGQDTVQKVVAGWLASPGHCANLMNPQYRELGAAYAVDPKSSAGIYWTAMFGGE, from the coding sequence ATGCGCTTCATGCCATCCGTTCTGCGATTCGCCGCGTTGTCCACGGGCCTGGCGCTGGCCGCTTCGGCCATGGCCAGCGACGAGTCGCAATTGATCGAGTCGATCAACAGCTACCGCAGCCAGCCGCAGCGCTGCGGCACGCAGGCGTCCAGTGAATTGCCGCCGCTGTCGGCCGACCCGCGCCTGCATCTGCCGGCCAGTGGTGTCGTCGATCTGCAACAGGCCATGGCCAGCGCCAGTTACCCGATGGTCAATGTACAGGCGATCACCCTCAACGGCCCTCGGGATGCGGCTGCGGCGATGAAGGCGATTCAGGAGAGTTTCTGTCAGGTGGTGCTGGACCCGCAGTTCGTCGATATCGGCGTCAGCCGCGCCGACCGTGACTGGCGCATCACGCTGGCGCGACCGCTGCTGTCGGCACGCCTGGGCGACGGACAAGCCGAAGGCCAGAAATTGCTGACGCAACTCAACGCCGCCCGCAGCCAGCCGCGCCAGTGCGGCGGCCAGTCGTTCTCCGCGGCGGCGCCACTGGCGTGGAACGCAGTGCTCGGCGGTGTCGCCCAGGATCACAGCCGCGAGATGGCCAACAACAACTATTTCGACCACAAGGACCGCAACGGCGGCACCCCCGGCGACCGCGCCGAACTGGCCGGCTACAGCGGCCAGCAGGTCGGCGAGAACATTGCTGCCGGGCAGGACACCGTGCAGAAAGTGGTTGCCGGCTGGCTCGCCAGCCCCGGCCATTGCGCCAACCTGATGAACCCGCAGTACCGCGAACTGGGCGCGGCCTATGCAGTCGATCCGAAGAGCAGCGCCGGCATCTACTGGACCGCGATGTTTGGCGGGGAATAA
- a CDS encoding cell wall hydrolase, with protein MKLHGLICCLVLTLLSGAVLATDQAPIKEKAEAKAEVLEEKAADKPDAPPAPKSEAITPKEVQAVDPAGTAPLDDPITCLARSIYWEAKGKDTAEMEAVASVVMNRLGHDGFPGTVCEVVKQGSETKSCQFSWWCDGKSDQVKEDAEYALAKEIAGKALNRQLPDRTHGALYFHDHNVDPSWAKKYTKTAETGKFLFYKPKDGEAR; from the coding sequence ATGAAATTGCACGGGCTGATCTGTTGTCTTGTGTTGACCCTGCTGAGCGGCGCGGTGCTGGCGACGGATCAGGCACCGATCAAGGAAAAGGCCGAAGCGAAAGCCGAGGTACTGGAAGAGAAGGCTGCCGACAAACCCGACGCGCCTCCTGCGCCGAAGTCCGAAGCCATCACCCCGAAAGAGGTGCAAGCCGTCGACCCGGCCGGCACCGCGCCGCTGGACGATCCCATCACCTGTCTGGCTCGCAGTATCTATTGGGAAGCCAAGGGCAAGGACACGGCGGAAATGGAGGCCGTGGCCAGCGTGGTGATGAACCGCCTCGGTCACGACGGTTTTCCGGGCACTGTGTGCGAGGTGGTCAAGCAGGGCTCGGAAACCAAGAGCTGCCAGTTTTCCTGGTGGTGCGACGGCAAGTCCGATCAGGTCAAGGAAGACGCCGAATATGCGCTGGCCAAGGAAATCGCCGGCAAGGCCCTGAACCGTCAGCTCCCCGATCGCACCCACGGCGCTTTGTACTTCCACGATCACAACGTCGACCCGAGCTGGGCGAAGAAGTACACCAAGACCGCCGAGACCGGGAAATTCCTGTTTTATAAACCCAAGGACGGGGAGGCGCGCTAG
- a CDS encoding LysR family transcriptional regulator — protein MNAPDLNLLITLDVLLSEGSVARAAQRLRLSPSAMSRSLARLRETTGDPLLVRAGRGLVPTPRALELRDRVSYLVQEAEAVLRPAEVLDPGQLRRTFTLRNTDGFVETFAAALLARIAEEAPDVRLRFVQKADKDSTLLREGRVDLETGVVDDSTDPTLHSRILFRDQWIGVVREGHPLSSGKVSAKRFASGQHILVSRRGRSSGPVDEALLAFGLTRDIVTSFGGFSAALTLVRESDLIATVPERHTSKLRTGLHSFALPFRMPDISVSMLWHPRMDADPAHRWLRNCVREVCA, from the coding sequence ATGAATGCGCCGGACCTGAACCTGTTGATCACCCTCGACGTGCTGCTGAGCGAAGGCAGCGTCGCTCGCGCCGCTCAGCGTCTGCGTCTGAGCCCGTCAGCCATGAGCCGGTCGCTGGCCCGTCTGCGCGAAACCACCGGGGATCCGCTGCTGGTGCGCGCCGGTCGCGGACTGGTGCCGACCCCACGGGCGCTGGAACTGCGCGACCGGGTCAGTTATCTGGTGCAGGAAGCCGAGGCGGTTTTGCGCCCGGCAGAAGTGCTCGATCCCGGCCAATTGCGGCGCACGTTCACCCTGCGCAACACCGACGGTTTTGTCGAAACCTTTGCCGCCGCGCTGCTCGCCCGCATCGCCGAAGAGGCGCCCGACGTGCGCCTGCGCTTTGTACAAAAGGCCGACAAGGACAGCACGCTGCTGCGCGAAGGTCGGGTGGATCTGGAAACCGGCGTGGTCGACGACAGCACCGACCCGACGCTGCACAGCCGCATCCTGTTCCGCGATCAGTGGATCGGTGTGGTGCGTGAGGGGCATCCATTGAGCAGCGGCAAGGTCAGCGCCAAACGCTTCGCTTCGGGCCAGCACATTCTGGTGTCACGTCGCGGGCGCAGCAGCGGTCCGGTGGACGAAGCGCTGCTCGCCTTCGGCCTGACACGGGACATCGTCACTTCGTTCGGCGGGTTTTCCGCGGCGCTGACGCTGGTCCGAGAATCCGACCTGATCGCCACCGTCCCGGAACGTCACACCAGCAAACTGCGAACGGGTCTGCACAGTTTCGCCCTGCCATTCCGGATGCCGGACATCAGCGTGTCGATGCTCTGGCATCCGCGCATGGACGCCGACCCGGCGCACCGCTGGCTGCGCAATTGTGTGCGGGAAGTCTGCGCCTAG
- a CDS encoding heavy metal sensor histidine kinase, which produces MKVTGTYSLTLRLALVFAVLAFAALAGLGAALYNQLEEQLTRRDDIQLVSRIDQLRTILNDSNTLELIKNKPALFQNMLGNREALLTIGAPGQPPLFVVNPSELALPSVPAVPVDHVMALNDVQHLPSINGVPFSAVAASIDSGDQGNLQVLIGKVMSERTAMLTNYRLSVYGLASLAAIVLALVGCLLVYRGLLPLRRIARHAHGIGIANLGERLDRHGTPRELQPMIEAFNAMLDRLDRGVAQLSQVSTDMAHELRTPINNLLGETQVALQQHRSVDAYQQLLASNVEELERLARMLDNMLFLARTDPASALSQRQELDARDEMQRIADYFEGLAADVGVTIEARGSGVIWAEPMLLRRALANLCANAIKYGAADSTMQVEAIAKPDGSYLRVRNHGETIPPEHLSRLFERFYRADPSRERSAQSNGLGLSIVATIMQLHQGRYSVSSVDGITCFELFFPARETRDASV; this is translated from the coding sequence ATGAAAGTCACCGGCACTTACTCCCTGACCTTGCGTCTGGCGCTGGTATTCGCGGTGCTCGCCTTTGCTGCACTGGCAGGCCTGGGCGCGGCGCTTTACAACCAGCTGGAGGAGCAACTGACCCGCCGCGATGACATCCAGTTGGTCAGCCGCATCGATCAGTTGCGCACCATCCTCAACGACAGCAACACCCTGGAGCTGATCAAGAACAAACCGGCGCTGTTCCAGAACATGCTGGGCAATCGCGAAGCGCTGTTGACCATCGGTGCGCCGGGGCAACCGCCCTTGTTCGTGGTCAACCCCAGCGAACTGGCACTACCGAGTGTGCCCGCCGTGCCGGTCGACCATGTAATGGCACTGAACGACGTGCAGCATCTGCCGAGCATCAACGGCGTGCCGTTCTCGGCGGTGGCGGCCAGTATCGATTCCGGCGACCAAGGCAATCTGCAGGTGCTGATCGGCAAGGTGATGAGCGAACGCACGGCGATGCTCACCAATTACCGGCTTAGCGTGTATGGCCTGGCGTCACTGGCGGCGATTGTCCTGGCGCTGGTCGGCTGCCTGCTGGTGTATCGCGGCTTGCTGCCGCTGCGGCGGATTGCCCGGCATGCCCACGGGATCGGTATCGCCAACCTCGGCGAACGTCTCGATCGCCACGGCACGCCTCGGGAATTGCAGCCGATGATCGAAGCCTTTAATGCGATGCTGGACCGGCTCGATCGAGGGGTTGCGCAACTCAGTCAGGTTTCCACCGACATGGCCCACGAACTGCGCACGCCGATCAACAACCTGCTCGGAGAAACCCAGGTCGCCCTGCAACAGCACCGCAGCGTCGACGCCTATCAACAGCTGCTCGCCTCCAACGTCGAAGAACTCGAACGGCTGGCGCGGATGCTCGACAACATGCTGTTTCTCGCCCGCACCGACCCGGCCAGTGCCTTGAGCCAGCGTCAGGAACTGGACGCCCGCGACGAGATGCAACGCATCGCCGATTATTTCGAAGGCCTGGCTGCCGATGTCGGCGTCACCATCGAGGCCCGTGGCAGCGGCGTGATCTGGGCTGAGCCGATGCTGCTGCGTCGGGCCCTGGCCAATCTGTGCGCCAACGCGATCAAGTACGGCGCAGCGGATTCGACGATGCAGGTTGAGGCCATTGCCAAACCGGATGGCAGTTACCTGCGGGTGCGTAATCACGGGGAGACCATTCCCCCGGAGCATCTGTCACGGCTGTTCGAACGTTTCTACCGCGCCGACCCGTCCCGCGAACGTTCGGCCCAGTCCAACGGACTGGGCCTGTCGATCGTGGCGACCATCATGCAATTGCATCAGGGCCGCTACAGCGTCAGCAGCGTTGACGGCATCACCTGCTTTGAGCTGTTCTTTCCTGCACGGGAGACGCGAGACGCAAGTGTGTGA
- the cydB gene encoding cytochrome d ubiquinol oxidase subunit II yields the protein MGIQGIDLSLIWGVIIAFGVMMYVIMDGFDLGLGILFPMISDEQERDVMMNTVAPVWDGNETWLVLGGAALYGAFPLAYGVILEALYLPLIFMLAGLIFRGVAFEFRFKAPAEKRHLWDWAFIGGSLLATFSQGVVIGAYVAGIPVVDRQFAGGGLDWLAPFPLVCGVGLVIAYALLGSTWLLVKTEGMLESRMRHYSRPLAWLLLVMVVVIGVWTLQLHPELATRWFNHAHLTVFAGLVVLAAVALFGLLRSLRQRHTHWPFVFTLVLMFLGYIGLALSIWPNIIPPSVSLWAAASPATSQLFALIGALFILPVILMYTFWNYYVFRGKVRIGDGYH from the coding sequence ATGGGTATTCAAGGTATCGATCTCTCGTTGATCTGGGGCGTGATCATTGCCTTCGGGGTGATGATGTACGTGATCATGGACGGCTTCGATCTGGGCCTCGGGATCCTGTTCCCGATGATCAGCGACGAGCAGGAACGCGACGTGATGATGAACACCGTCGCACCCGTTTGGGACGGCAACGAAACCTGGTTGGTGCTAGGCGGCGCGGCGCTGTACGGCGCGTTTCCGCTGGCTTACGGAGTGATTCTGGAGGCGTTGTATCTGCCGCTGATCTTCATGCTCGCGGGGCTGATTTTCCGTGGTGTGGCGTTCGAGTTTCGTTTCAAGGCGCCGGCTGAAAAACGTCATCTGTGGGACTGGGCGTTCATTGGCGGCTCGCTGCTGGCGACGTTCTCCCAGGGCGTGGTGATCGGCGCGTATGTGGCCGGGATTCCGGTGGTGGATCGGCAGTTTGCCGGTGGCGGTCTCGACTGGCTGGCACCGTTCCCGCTGGTCTGCGGCGTCGGTCTGGTGATCGCTTACGCCTTGCTGGGCAGCACTTGGCTGCTGGTGAAAACCGAAGGCATGCTCGAGTCGCGGATGCGTCACTACAGCCGTCCGCTGGCCTGGCTGTTGCTGGTGATGGTGGTAGTGATCGGCGTGTGGACGCTGCAACTGCATCCGGAACTGGCCACCCGCTGGTTCAACCATGCGCACCTGACCGTGTTCGCCGGGCTGGTGGTACTGGCGGCAGTGGCGCTGTTCGGGTTGTTGCGCTCGTTGCGTCAGCGACACACCCACTGGCCGTTCGTGTTCACCCTGGTGCTGATGTTCCTGGGTTATATCGGGCTGGCGCTGAGCATCTGGCCGAACATCATTCCGCCGTCGGTCAGCCTGTGGGCGGCGGCATCACCGGCTACCAGCCAGTTGTTCGCCCTGATCGGCGCGCTGTTCATCCTGCCGGTGATCCTGATGTACACCTTCTGGAACTACTACGTGTTCCGCGGCAAAGTGAGGATCGGCGATGGCTACCATTGA
- a CDS encoding MFS transporter, which yields MHREPLSPSARWALTSLALSMLMPSLDTSIANAGLPTLAAAFDATFQQVQWIVLAYLLAITTLIVSVGRLGDGFGRRRLLLIGIGIFTTASLACALAPSLAWLIGARAVQGLGAAIMFALTVALVADAVPKSRAGSAMGLLATMSATGTTLGPSLGGLLMAHVGWESIFVINVPLGLLNAWLVYRYLSKDRTARSPVAFDYPGTAVLMLTLAAYALAMTIEGFTQTLLLISLLGVGLFILVERKSKAPLIHLSLFADTRISSSLALTLLVTTVMMTTLVVGPFYLSRGLGLSSTQVGLVLSIGPLLAAFSGVPAGRLVDRFGARRMVPGALLGLACGCALLALLPVSLGLLAYVLPITVVALSYALFQAANNTGLMAGVGQDQRGVVSAMLGLSRNLGLITGAAAMGAVFAMATDDPTQASAAVIAGGLHMTFGVATALMFAAFALGAFTHLRLASPVQERTAQSR from the coding sequence ATGCACCGAGAACCCCTGAGCCCTTCAGCCCGCTGGGCGCTGACCAGTCTGGCGCTGTCGATGCTGATGCCGTCGCTGGACACCAGCATCGCCAACGCCGGACTGCCGACCCTGGCGGCAGCATTCGATGCGACGTTTCAACAAGTGCAGTGGATCGTCCTGGCCTACCTGCTGGCTATCACCACGCTGATTGTCAGCGTCGGGCGGCTGGGTGACGGCTTCGGTCGGCGGCGCTTGCTGTTGATCGGTATCGGTATTTTTACCACCGCATCGCTGGCTTGTGCACTGGCGCCGAGCCTTGCCTGGCTGATCGGAGCGCGAGCGGTGCAAGGCCTGGGCGCGGCGATCATGTTTGCGTTGACCGTGGCACTGGTTGCCGATGCGGTGCCCAAATCCCGGGCCGGCAGCGCGATGGGGTTGCTGGCCACGATGTCGGCCACCGGCACGACCCTCGGGCCTTCGCTCGGTGGACTGTTGATGGCGCATGTCGGCTGGGAGTCGATTTTTGTGATCAACGTGCCGTTGGGGCTGCTCAATGCATGGCTGGTGTATCGCTATCTGTCGAAGGATCGAACCGCACGCTCGCCTGTTGCGTTTGATTATCCTGGCACCGCGGTGCTGATGCTGACGCTGGCGGCCTATGCGCTGGCGATGACGATCGAAGGGTTCACCCAGACGTTGTTGCTGATCAGTCTGTTGGGCGTGGGGTTGTTCATCCTGGTCGAGAGGAAGAGCAAGGCGCCGCTGATTCACTTGTCATTGTTTGCCGACACGCGAATCAGCAGCAGTTTGGCGCTGACCTTGCTGGTCACAACGGTGATGATGACCACGCTGGTGGTCGGGCCGTTTTACCTGAGCCGAGGCTTGGGTCTTTCCAGCACTCAGGTCGGACTGGTGTTGTCGATCGGGCCGTTGTTGGCAGCATTCAGCGGCGTACCGGCGGGGCGTCTGGTGGATCGTTTCGGTGCGCGGCGGATGGTGCCGGGTGCGTTGCTCGGACTGGCCTGCGGTTGCGCTTTGCTGGCGCTGTTGCCGGTGAGCCTCGGACTGCTTGCCTATGTGTTGCCGATAACAGTGGTTGCATTGAGTTATGCGCTGTTCCAGGCCGCCAACAATACCGGGCTGATGGCGGGTGTCGGGCAGGATCAGCGCGGGGTGGTCTCGGCCATGCTCGGGTTGTCACGCAATCTGGGGTTGATCACCGGGGCAGCGGCGATGGGTGCAGTGTTTGCCATGGCCACGGACGACCCGACTCAGGCGTCAGCGGCGGTTATCGCCGGCGGATTGCACATGACCTTCGGCGTTGCTACGGCGCTAATGTTCGCGGCGTTTGCGCTCGGTGCCTTCACACACTTGCGTCTCGCGTCTCCCGTGCAGGAAAGAACAGCTCAAAGCAGGTGA